In the genome of Flavobacterium panacagri, one region contains:
- a CDS encoding N-acetylmuramidase family protein, protein MRTVKVGAKSPEVYYLNELLAKLKYNVIVSDYFGTATDKAIRDFQFKNNLVVDGVVGLKTWSSLLEKSKNGFSSNSKLLSEQDLINFSNQFNLELAVVKAVNEVESNGKSFLIDGRPKILFEGHIFWRELEKRGINPRSYMNSSNQDILFENYTKKYYVGGTAEYARLEKARNLAQDKKIIDSANSSASWGLFQIMGFNAVAIGYNSIDEFVEKMNQNEGEHLKAFGLFLEKNNLITLLRNKNWASFALKYNGPAYKTNKYDEKLMKAYHKYSR, encoded by the coding sequence ATGAGAACAGTAAAAGTAGGAGCAAAGTCTCCGGAAGTTTATTATTTAAATGAACTTTTAGCTAAATTAAAATACAATGTTATCGTTTCTGATTATTTCGGAACAGCGACAGATAAAGCAATCAGGGATTTCCAGTTTAAAAATAATCTGGTTGTAGATGGTGTAGTCGGACTAAAAACATGGTCGTCACTTTTAGAGAAAAGCAAAAACGGTTTTTCTTCTAATTCTAAATTGCTTTCTGAACAGGATTTAATCAATTTCTCTAATCAATTTAATTTGGAGCTTGCAGTGGTAAAAGCGGTAAACGAAGTAGAAAGCAATGGAAAAAGCTTTTTGATTGACGGTCGACCAAAGATTTTGTTTGAAGGTCATATTTTCTGGAGAGAACTCGAAAAAAGAGGAATAAACCCAAGATCCTATATGAACTCAAGTAATCAGGATATTTTATTTGAAAATTATACAAAGAAGTATTATGTAGGAGGAACGGCTGAATATGCTCGTCTTGAAAAAGCAAGAAATCTTGCGCAAGACAAAAAAATCATTGATTCAGCAAATAGTTCTGCTTCTTGGGGATTGTTTCAAATTATGGGATTTAATGCAGTTGCTATTGGTTATAATAGCATAGATGAATTTGTAGAAAAAATGAATCAAAACGAAGGAGAACATTTAAAAGCTTTTGGATTATTCTTAGAGAAAAACAATTTAATCACACTTCTAAGAAACAAAAACTGGGCATCATTTGCTTTAAAATACAATGGCCCAGCCTATAAAACCAATAAATATGACGAGAAGCTGATGAAAGCCTATCATAAATATTCAAGATAA
- the pheT gene encoding phenylalanine--tRNA ligase subunit beta, translating to MKISYNWLKQFIKTDWTSEQTSELLTDLGLEVEVVEKYQSIKGGLEGVVVGHVLTCEKHPDADRLKVTTVNVGLEAPIQIVCGAANVAAGQKVPVATIGTILYDKDGVEFTIKKGKIRGQESHGMICAEDELGLGSSHDGIMVLAEDLVPGTPASEVFKIANDEVFEIGLTPNRADAMSHYGTARDLRAGMLQRGVNIELITPSVSNFRVDMRTLKIDVNVEDNHLAPRYCGVTISGISVHESPSWLQDRLKAIGLTPKNNIVDVTNYVLHELGQPLHAFDAAKINGKIIVKTVEEGTKFVTLDDVERTLHKEDLMICDEKGPLCIAGVFGGKKSGVSEGTTTIFLESAYFDPVSIRKTAKRHQLSTDASFRFERGIDPTITEYALKRAALLIQEVAGGKITSDVVEVYPKKVEDFSVLLNFSHVSKIIGQEISKDTIKKILVSLDIKVNSVSDSGLGLTIPAYRVDVQREIDVIEEILRVYGYNNINFSKKFNATVANSPRTEDYKVQNTIASQLNSQGFHEMMANSLTTAAYAKLSTSLKEEHNVSMLNPLSSDLATLRQSLLFSGLEAVSYNINRKNSDLKLFEFGKTYHKYLNGFEEHKHLSLLISGNRNKETWTSPQKTTDFFLLKGFVKAILSRLGIEKISNAPVQSDIFSEGTAITYNNDILVEMGVVKKPILKHFGIKQDVYYADFNWDLVLKIITGKIKYTEIPKYPEVRRDLALLIDESTTYESIFNLAKQTEKTLLKDVNLFDVYQGNKLPEGKKSYALSFTIQDNSKTLTDSQIDKIMSKLQQTFETELGASLR from the coding sequence ATGAAAATATCTTACAACTGGTTAAAACAATTTATTAAAACAGATTGGACATCTGAACAGACTTCAGAATTACTTACAGATCTTGGTTTGGAAGTTGAAGTTGTCGAAAAATACCAATCGATAAAAGGAGGATTAGAAGGAGTTGTGGTTGGACATGTTCTGACTTGCGAAAAACATCCTGATGCCGATAGATTGAAAGTTACTACAGTAAATGTTGGTTTAGAAGCCCCTATACAAATTGTTTGCGGTGCTGCTAACGTTGCTGCGGGACAAAAAGTACCAGTTGCCACAATCGGAACAATATTATACGATAAAGACGGTGTGGAATTTACCATTAAAAAAGGTAAAATCCGCGGACAAGAAAGCCACGGAATGATCTGTGCGGAAGATGAATTAGGATTAGGTTCAAGCCATGACGGAATCATGGTTTTGGCTGAGGATTTAGTTCCTGGAACTCCTGCTTCTGAAGTATTTAAAATTGCCAATGACGAAGTATTCGAAATCGGATTGACACCTAACCGCGCCGATGCGATGAGTCATTATGGAACTGCGCGTGATTTAAGAGCTGGAATGTTACAACGTGGTGTAAATATCGAATTGATTACACCTTCTGTAAGCAATTTTAGAGTAGACATGCGTACACTTAAAATTGATGTGAATGTTGAAGACAATCATTTAGCGCCAAGATATTGTGGTGTAACGATTTCTGGCATCTCTGTTCATGAATCTCCAAGCTGGTTACAAGATCGTTTAAAAGCTATTGGTTTAACTCCAAAAAATAATATCGTTGACGTTACTAATTATGTATTACATGAATTAGGACAACCTTTACATGCTTTTGATGCTGCAAAAATCAACGGAAAAATTATTGTAAAAACAGTTGAAGAAGGGACTAAATTTGTTACCCTTGACGATGTAGAAAGAACACTTCATAAAGAAGATTTAATGATCTGCGACGAAAAAGGCCCACTTTGTATTGCCGGAGTTTTTGGAGGTAAAAAATCTGGTGTTTCAGAAGGAACAACAACTATTTTCTTAGAAAGTGCTTATTTCGATCCAGTAAGCATTCGTAAAACTGCAAAAAGACACCAATTAAGCACAGATGCTTCTTTTAGATTTGAAAGAGGAATTGATCCAACTATTACAGAATATGCTTTGAAACGTGCCGCGCTTTTAATTCAAGAAGTCGCGGGTGGAAAAATCACTTCTGATGTTGTAGAGGTTTATCCTAAAAAAGTAGAAGATTTTTCTGTTTTATTGAATTTCAGCCATGTATCTAAAATTATTGGTCAAGAAATTTCAAAAGATACCATCAAAAAGATTTTAGTTTCTTTAGATATTAAAGTAAATAGTGTATCTGATTCTGGTTTAGGCTTAACTATTCCTGCTTATCGTGTAGATGTACAGCGTGAAATTGACGTAATTGAAGAAATTCTTAGAGTTTACGGTTATAACAATATTAATTTCTCTAAGAAATTCAATGCGACTGTAGCAAATTCACCAAGAACAGAAGACTATAAAGTTCAAAATACTATTGCTTCTCAGTTGAATTCTCAAGGATTTCACGAAATGATGGCCAATTCATTGACAACGGCGGCTTATGCAAAATTATCGACTTCATTAAAAGAAGAACATAATGTTTCTATGTTGAATCCATTAAGCAGTGATTTGGCAACTTTACGCCAGTCATTATTGTTTTCTGGACTAGAAGCGGTTTCTTATAACATTAATAGAAAAAACTCGGATTTAAAGTTATTTGAATTCGGAAAAACGTATCATAAATACTTAAACGGATTTGAAGAACACAAACATCTTTCTTTATTAATTTCCGGAAACAGAAATAAAGAGACCTGGACAAGTCCACAGAAAACAACTGATTTCTTCTTATTGAAAGGATTTGTCAAAGCGATTTTATCTCGTTTAGGAATTGAGAAGATTTCAAATGCTCCAGTTCAGTCTGATATTTTTTCTGAAGGAACTGCGATTACATATAATAATGATATTTTAGTTGAAATGGGAGTTGTTAAAAAGCCTATTTTAAAACATTTCGGTATCAAACAAGATGTTTATTATGCAGATTTTAACTGGGATTTGGTTTTAAAAATCATTACAGGAAAAATTAAGTACACTGAAATTCCAAAGTATCCTGAAGTTCGTAGAGATTTAGCTTTGTTAATTGATGAAAGCACGACTTACGAAAGCATTTTCAACCTGGCAAAACAAACAGAAAAAACACTTTTAAAAGATGTTAATCTGTTCGATGTTTATCAAGGCAATAAATTACCAGAAGGAAAGAAATCTTATGCTTTAAGTTTTACAATTCAGGACAACAGCAAAACGTTAACGGATTCTCAAATCGATAAAATCATGTCTAAATTACAGCAGACATTCGAAACTGAGCTTGGTGCTAGTTTGAGATAG
- a CDS encoding aldehyde dehydrogenase family protein, translated as MSTTAKRPEFKAKYDNYIGGKFVAPIKGEYFDVLSPIDGKVFTKAAHSGKEDLELAVDTAYEAFKTWGKTSVTERSILLNKIAQKIEDNLEYIATVETIDNGKPIRETLAADIPLAIDHFRYFAGVIRAEESSIAELDSQTVSIALSEPLGVVAQIIPWNFPILMAVWKIAPALAAGNTIVLKPAESTPISIMVLMELIGDILPSGVLNIVNGFGAELGRPLVTNKKVSKAAFTGSTTTGRLVMQYATENIIPVTLELGGKSPNIFFPSVADHDDDFFDKAVEGAVLFALNQGEICTCPSRLLIHEDIYDKFIAKVIERTEAIVAGNPLDKSTMIGAQTSIVQKEKIMSYIKLGKEEGAELLTGGDENKLGGELEGGYYIKPTLFKGHNKMRIFQEEIFGPVLAVTTFKTTEEAIEIANDTMYGLGAGVWTRDAHEIYQVPRAIQSGRVWINQYHSYPAGAPFGGYKQSGIGRENHKMMLNQYRQTKNMLISYDKKKLGFF; from the coding sequence ATGAGTACCACAGCAAAAAGACCTGAATTTAAGGCAAAATACGATAATTATATTGGTGGAAAATTTGTCGCACCAATCAAAGGAGAATATTTTGATGTACTTTCTCCAATTGATGGAAAAGTATTTACAAAAGCGGCACATTCCGGTAAAGAAGATTTAGAACTGGCTGTTGATACAGCTTATGAAGCATTTAAAACCTGGGGAAAAACTTCTGTAACCGAAAGAAGCATTTTATTAAATAAGATTGCTCAAAAAATTGAAGACAATTTAGAGTACATAGCAACGGTTGAAACTATTGATAACGGAAAACCTATTCGTGAAACTTTAGCTGCAGATATTCCATTGGCAATTGATCACTTTAGATATTTTGCAGGCGTAATTCGTGCTGAAGAAAGCTCAATTGCAGAATTGGATTCGCAGACAGTTTCCATCGCATTAAGTGAACCGTTAGGTGTTGTAGCGCAGATTATTCCGTGGAATTTTCCAATCTTAATGGCAGTTTGGAAAATTGCTCCAGCACTTGCTGCAGGAAACACAATTGTTTTAAAACCAGCAGAAAGCACACCAATTTCGATTATGGTTTTAATGGAATTAATTGGAGATATTCTTCCTTCGGGAGTTCTAAACATTGTAAATGGTTTTGGTGCCGAATTAGGGCGTCCGTTAGTAACCAATAAAAAAGTATCTAAAGCAGCATTTACAGGTTCAACTACTACAGGACGTTTGGTAATGCAGTATGCGACTGAAAACATTATTCCTGTGACTTTAGAATTAGGCGGAAAATCTCCAAATATTTTCTTCCCTTCTGTTGCAGATCACGATGATGATTTCTTTGATAAAGCAGTTGAAGGAGCGGTTTTATTTGCACTTAATCAAGGAGAAATCTGTACTTGTCCTTCCAGATTATTGATTCATGAAGATATTTACGACAAGTTTATTGCAAAAGTAATAGAAAGAACAGAAGCAATTGTAGCTGGAAATCCGTTGGATAAATCGACTATGATTGGTGCTCAAACTTCGATTGTTCAGAAAGAAAAAATCATGTCTTATATCAAATTAGGAAAAGAAGAAGGCGCTGAATTACTGACTGGAGGAGATGAAAATAAACTAGGAGGAGAATTAGAAGGCGGTTACTACATTAAGCCAACTTTATTTAAAGGGCACAACAAAATGCGAATTTTTCAGGAAGAGATTTTCGGGCCTGTTTTGGCGGTTACGACTTTTAAAACTACAGAAGAAGCCATAGAAATTGCAAACGATACCATGTATGGTTTAGGAGCTGGAGTTTGGACGCGTGATGCACATGAAATTTATCAGGTGCCAAGAGCAATTCAGTCTGGTCGTGTCTGGATTAATCAATATCATTCTTATCCTGCAGGAGCGCCTTTTGGTGGCTACAAACAATCTGGAATTGGTCGTGAAAACCATAAAATGATGTTGAATCAATACCGTCAAACTAAAAACATGCTGATTTCTTATGATAAAAAGAAATTAGGTTTCTTCTAA
- the adhP gene encoding alcohol dehydrogenase AdhP, which produces MLPKTMKAAVVREFGSLLKIEEVEVKRPGRNEILVKVIASGVCHTDLHAVEGDWPVKPKMPLIPGHEAVGYVAAVGQDVKNVKEGDAVGVPWLYSACGGCDHCITGWETLCESQQNGGYSVDGGFAEFVIADARYVGILPSNVNFIEMAPILCAGVTVYKGLKETEVKPGEWVAISGIGGLGHVAVQYAKAMGMNVAAIDIGDDKLELAKKLGADLVVNAKNQNPGEFLKKEVGGMHGALITAVSPIAFKQGLETLRRKGTMALNGLPPGNFDLSIFDTVLNRITIRGSIVGTRKDMKEAIEFAADGKVKATVTTSKLEEVNTVFDKMKKGQIEGRIVLDIASS; this is translated from the coding sequence ATGCTTCCAAAAACAATGAAAGCCGCGGTCGTCAGAGAATTTGGATCTCTTTTAAAAATCGAAGAGGTCGAAGTAAAACGCCCAGGCAGAAATGAAATTCTTGTAAAAGTAATTGCAAGCGGTGTTTGCCATACCGATTTACATGCCGTTGAAGGAGACTGGCCGGTTAAACCTAAAATGCCATTAATTCCGGGACACGAAGCTGTTGGTTATGTTGCCGCAGTGGGACAGGATGTTAAAAACGTAAAAGAAGGTGATGCCGTTGGCGTGCCTTGGCTTTACAGCGCGTGCGGTGGCTGTGATCATTGCATTACAGGCTGGGAAACCTTATGTGAAAGTCAGCAAAATGGAGGTTACAGCGTAGATGGGGGATTTGCAGAATTTGTTATTGCAGATGCCAGATATGTTGGGATTTTACCTTCGAATGTAAACTTTATCGAAATGGCTCCGATTTTATGTGCTGGTGTTACTGTTTACAAAGGATTAAAAGAAACTGAGGTTAAACCTGGCGAATGGGTGGCGATTTCTGGGATTGGAGGTTTAGGTCACGTTGCAGTACAATACGCGAAAGCGATGGGAATGAACGTGGCTGCAATTGATATTGGAGACGATAAATTGGAACTGGCAAAAAAACTAGGTGCCGATTTGGTTGTGAATGCGAAAAATCAAAATCCTGGAGAATTCTTAAAGAAAGAAGTTGGTGGAATGCATGGGGCGTTGATTACCGCAGTTTCTCCAATTGCTTTCAAACAAGGGCTTGAAACATTGAGAAGAAAAGGTACAATGGCATTAAACGGACTTCCTCCAGGGAATTTTGATTTGTCTATTTTTGATACGGTTTTGAATAGAATTACGATTAGGGGTTCAATTGTTGGAACTCGTAAAGACATGAAAGAAGCCATCGAATTTGCTGCTGACGGAAAGGTTAAAGCAACCGTAACAACTTCTAAATTGGAAGAGGTAAATACCGTTTTTGATAAAATGAAAAAAGGACAGATTGAAGGAAGAATTGTTCTGGATATCGCAAGTTCTTAA
- a CDS encoding DUF779 domain-containing protein: MIKRIDATEKAVELINILKEKHGDLMFYQAGGCCEGTQPQCFEKGGYYQRTGDVCIGTVEDVEFWVDKDLFEYWKHAHFTLTVIDAFGVGGFSLETPLKKTFQIEYRIFTSEEEKDLEPVFRIE; the protein is encoded by the coding sequence ATGATTAAACGTATTGATGCCACAGAAAAAGCAGTTGAGTTAATCAATATCCTTAAGGAAAAACACGGAGATTTGATGTTTTATCAAGCAGGAGGATGTTGTGAAGGCACGCAGCCACAATGTTTTGAAAAAGGAGGTTATTATCAGCGTACCGGAGACGTTTGTATTGGTACAGTTGAAGACGTCGAATTTTGGGTAGACAAGGATTTATTCGAATACTGGAAACATGCTCATTTTACTTTAACAGTAATTGATGCTTTTGGTGTAGGCGGTTTTTCTTTAGAAACACCATTAAAGAAAACATTTCAAATAGAGTATAGAATTTTTACATCAGAAGAAGAAAAGGATTTAGAACCAGTTTTTAGGATTGAGTAG